A DNA window from Aphelocoma coerulescens isolate FSJ_1873_10779 chromosome 7, UR_Acoe_1.0, whole genome shotgun sequence contains the following coding sequences:
- the NMI gene encoding N-myc-interactor isoform X1 encodes MDFNSPPSSLQDNGFSMVFTYGLGTSKEEMERLKEEPEMRKERVEEAEKVEVDLLVSKASGDREHARAEKKLTELKEQEEQRKDIITIFERELFLLNQENTELKEEIEKLKEDLEEYSSQDNLVKELEIKKKVAEMKLKFTHLEDMKDDWADMDTHCVFGATTKIPFRLNQNQALLTFEDEEVAQRLTKMSKHSVNLDNRTANVAVRPFELEMGFQFELHVTVSGKKINVSKIPELPIPKDWMRDKLELNFYKTEQGGGGEIENVTYNKESGTAVITFLKPGASNNFLGCTKYPFYAEGRCFKLSVSPNFDFHFRNFQPYCGVSKKTILLKGIPEVEEDEESVQDMIEIHFQKPSNGGGEIEKIKYISKGAAYVCFEEDTGNATVEITGNS; translated from the exons ATGGATTTTAACAGCCCCCCATCATCTCTACAAGACAATGGTTTT AGTATGGTATTCACTTATGGACTTGGGACATCCAAGGAAGAGATGGAAAGACTCAAGGAAGAGCCGGAGATGCGGAAG GAAAGAGTTGAAGAGGCTGAAAAGGTAGAAGTTGACCTTCTTGTCTCCAAAGCAAGTGGTGATAGGGAGCATGCTAGAGCAGAGAAGAAGCTGACAGAGCTGAAggagcaagaggagcagcgTAAGGACATCATTACCATCTTTGAG CGGGAACTCTTTCTGTTAAACCAAGAAAACACTGAGCTGAAGGAAGAGATTGAAAAGCTCAAGGAAGACCTGGAAGAATACAGTTCCCAGGATAATCTGGTAAAGGAG CTTGAGATTAAAAAGAAGGTGGCAGAAATGAAACTGAAGTTCACTCACCTGGAAGACATGAAGGATGATTGGGCAGATATGGACACTCACTGTGTTTTTGGGGCAACTACAAAAATCCCCTTCAGACTCAATCAGAACCAGGCTCTGCTGACTTTTGAAGATGAAGAGG TTGCCCAGAGACTGACAAAGATGAGCAAGCACTCTGTGAACCTGGACAACAGAACAGCAAATGTGGCAGTGAGGCCTTTTGAACTTGAAATGGGATTCCAGTTTGAG CTCCACGTCACTGTCTCTGGAAAGAAGATCAATGTTTCAAAAATACCTGAGCTTCCCATTCCTAAAGACTGGATGAGAGACAAACTTGAGCTGAATTTCTACAAAActgagcaaggaggaggaggagaaatagAAAATGTGACCTACAACAAGGAGTCCGGGACAGCTGTCATCACATTCCTCAAACCTGGAG CAAGCAACAACTTTTTGGGATGTACTAAATACCCTTTCTATGCAGAGGGAAGGTGCTTCAAGCTTTCTGTCTCCCCAAATTTTGATTTTCACTTCAGAAATTTTCAG CCGTACTGTGGAGTTTCCAAGAAGACCATTCTGCTGAAAGGAATCCCAGAGGTGGAAGAGGATGAAGAAAGTGTGCAGGACATGATTGAAATCCACTTCCAAAAGCCGAGTAACGGAGGGGGGGAGATAGAGAAAATCAAATACATCTCCAAAGGAGCAGCCTATGTTTGTTTTGAGGAGGATACTGGGAATGCCACCGTGGAAATCACAGGGAACTCGTGA
- the NMI gene encoding N-myc-interactor isoform X2 gives MDFNSPPSSLQDNGFSMVFTYGLGTSKEEMERLKEEPEMRKERVEEAEKVEVDLLVSKASGDREHARAEKKLTELKEQEEQRKDIITIFERELFLLNQENTELKEEIEKLKEDLEEYSSQDNLLEIKKKVAEMKLKFTHLEDMKDDWADMDTHCVFGATTKIPFRLNQNQALLTFEDEEVAQRLTKMSKHSVNLDNRTANVAVRPFELEMGFQFELHVTVSGKKINVSKIPELPIPKDWMRDKLELNFYKTEQGGGGEIENVTYNKESGTAVITFLKPGASNNFLGCTKYPFYAEGRCFKLSVSPNFDFHFRNFQPYCGVSKKTILLKGIPEVEEDEESVQDMIEIHFQKPSNGGGEIEKIKYISKGAAYVCFEEDTGNATVEITGNS, from the exons ATGGATTTTAACAGCCCCCCATCATCTCTACAAGACAATGGTTTT AGTATGGTATTCACTTATGGACTTGGGACATCCAAGGAAGAGATGGAAAGACTCAAGGAAGAGCCGGAGATGCGGAAG GAAAGAGTTGAAGAGGCTGAAAAGGTAGAAGTTGACCTTCTTGTCTCCAAAGCAAGTGGTGATAGGGAGCATGCTAGAGCAGAGAAGAAGCTGACAGAGCTGAAggagcaagaggagcagcgTAAGGACATCATTACCATCTTTGAG CGGGAACTCTTTCTGTTAAACCAAGAAAACACTGAGCTGAAGGAAGAGATTGAAAAGCTCAAGGAAGACCTGGAAGAATACAGTTCCCAGGATAATCTG CTTGAGATTAAAAAGAAGGTGGCAGAAATGAAACTGAAGTTCACTCACCTGGAAGACATGAAGGATGATTGGGCAGATATGGACACTCACTGTGTTTTTGGGGCAACTACAAAAATCCCCTTCAGACTCAATCAGAACCAGGCTCTGCTGACTTTTGAAGATGAAGAGG TTGCCCAGAGACTGACAAAGATGAGCAAGCACTCTGTGAACCTGGACAACAGAACAGCAAATGTGGCAGTGAGGCCTTTTGAACTTGAAATGGGATTCCAGTTTGAG CTCCACGTCACTGTCTCTGGAAAGAAGATCAATGTTTCAAAAATACCTGAGCTTCCCATTCCTAAAGACTGGATGAGAGACAAACTTGAGCTGAATTTCTACAAAActgagcaaggaggaggaggagaaatagAAAATGTGACCTACAACAAGGAGTCCGGGACAGCTGTCATCACATTCCTCAAACCTGGAG CAAGCAACAACTTTTTGGGATGTACTAAATACCCTTTCTATGCAGAGGGAAGGTGCTTCAAGCTTTCTGTCTCCCCAAATTTTGATTTTCACTTCAGAAATTTTCAG CCGTACTGTGGAGTTTCCAAGAAGACCATTCTGCTGAAAGGAATCCCAGAGGTGGAAGAGGATGAAGAAAGTGTGCAGGACATGATTGAAATCCACTTCCAAAAGCCGAGTAACGGAGGGGGGGAGATAGAGAAAATCAAATACATCTCCAAAGGAGCAGCCTATGTTTGTTTTGAGGAGGATACTGGGAATGCCACCGTGGAAATCACAGGGAACTCGTGA